From one Myxococcales bacterium genomic stretch:
- a CDS encoding alpha/beta hydrolase: MSPKERVHAFGPDGSLMGIVTLPDASFDSEPAAASRPFVVLLNAGIVHRAGPFRLAVSLARSLAERGFSVLRFDQSGLGDSAKGEGGAHATEQVLKDGRAAMDFLAQRYGARQFVVGGLCSGAMNAHRIGVADDRVVGLWMLDGSAYPTLSTHRPTVKRVLRSPGRWAGSGRRLSGRAWSMVAGLMRGPTPIGPSAEASDERKGLFYQDWPPKETARRELDQMLTRGARILFVYTGGWSGFVHPRQFDEMFPRLSHRERVTVKYYPHADHTYLLQGDRNEMTADVGAFLDALSRDLSRSR, from the coding sequence ATGAGCCCGAAGGAGCGCGTTCATGCCTTCGGTCCCGACGGCTCGCTCATGGGCATCGTCACCTTGCCGGACGCGTCGTTCGACAGCGAGCCGGCCGCCGCGTCGCGCCCCTTCGTGGTGCTGCTCAACGCCGGCATCGTCCATCGTGCAGGCCCTTTCCGTTTGGCCGTGTCGCTCGCGCGAAGCCTGGCGGAGCGAGGTTTTTCGGTCTTGCGCTTCGATCAGTCCGGCCTCGGCGACAGCGCGAAGGGCGAGGGAGGCGCGCACGCCACCGAGCAGGTGTTGAAAGACGGCCGCGCTGCCATGGACTTCTTGGCGCAGCGCTACGGCGCGCGGCAGTTCGTCGTCGGTGGACTCTGCTCGGGAGCGATGAACGCGCACCGCATCGGCGTGGCCGACGACCGCGTCGTCGGCCTCTGGATGCTCGACGGCTCCGCCTACCCGACGCTCAGCACGCATCGGCCCACCGTGAAGCGGGTGCTCCGGTCGCCGGGGCGCTGGGCTGGCTCGGGTCGGCGCCTCTCGGGTCGCGCGTGGTCGATGGTCGCGGGGCTCATGCGAGGCCCGACCCCCATCGGCCCGTCGGCGGAGGCGTCGGACGAGCGCAAGGGGCTCTTCTACCAAGACTGGCCGCCCAAGGAGACGGCGCGCCGTGAGCTCGATCAGATGCTCACGCGAGGCGCGCGCATCCTCTTCGTCTACACCGGCGGATGGTCGGGGTTCGTGCACCCGCGGCAGTTCGATGAGATGTTCCCGCGGCTCTCGCATCGGGAGCGGGTCACGGTCAAGTACTACCCGCACGCGGACCACACGTATCTGCTCCAGGGTGACCGAAACGAGATGACCGCCGATGTGGGAGCCTTCTTGGATGCGCTCTCGCGAGACCTCTCCCGTTCGCGGTGA
- a CDS encoding alpha/beta fold hydrolase, with product MPALYFGQSQSALLGVFSEAASNVRRDHGVVLCPPIGQEHVRSHWAMRQLSVALNKAGFDCLRFDWFGVGDSAGELHEATLARWAEDLIAAKDELRDASGVRDVSLVGLRFGATLAALGAQAVDAANVVLWDPVVFGNRFVRSLRLLTDSLTTDSLRYFEASGRAQRPPSELVGFDYGSSLLREIESVDLTERLPDAPLCLVRSFRSLELEALGRSLRDRRDATVRDVTLDSRWVSPDDVEELLLPGDALRAVTAYLEERTS from the coding sequence GTGCCCGCGCTGTATTTCGGACAATCCCAGAGCGCCTTGCTCGGCGTCTTCAGCGAGGCCGCGTCGAACGTCAGGCGCGACCACGGCGTCGTCTTGTGCCCCCCCATCGGGCAGGAGCACGTGCGCTCGCATTGGGCGATGCGGCAGCTCTCGGTCGCCCTCAACAAGGCGGGGTTCGACTGCCTCCGCTTCGATTGGTTTGGCGTCGGTGACTCGGCCGGTGAGCTTCACGAGGCGACCCTTGCGCGCTGGGCGGAAGACTTGATCGCCGCCAAGGATGAGCTGCGGGATGCGTCCGGGGTCCGTGACGTGTCCCTCGTGGGGCTCCGCTTCGGCGCGACGCTGGCGGCGCTCGGCGCCCAGGCGGTCGACGCGGCAAACGTCGTCCTGTGGGACCCGGTCGTCTTCGGAAACCGCTTCGTCCGATCGCTGCGCTTGCTGACCGATTCGCTGACCACCGACTCGCTTCGCTACTTCGAGGCGAGCGGTCGTGCCCAGCGCCCGCCCTCGGAGCTCGTCGGCTTCGACTACGGGTCGTCGCTCCTCCGGGAGATCGAGTCCGTGGACCTCACGGAGCGCCTGCCCGACGCGCCCCTGTGTCTCGTGCGGTCGTTCCGGAGCCTCGAGCTGGAAGCGCTGGGCCGGAGCCTAAGGGACCGACGGGACGCCACGGTTCGCGACGTCACGCTCGATTCGAGGTGGGTGAGCCCCGACGACGTCGAAGAGCTGCTCCTCCCCGGCGACGCGCTCCGCGCCGTGACGGCGTACCTCGAGGAGCGCACGTCATGA
- a CDS encoding amino acid adenylation domain-containing protein: protein MPSYHRDQSIPARFEEVVRRGGERVALVLPGRGAQPEQTLTYRELDLRANHVAALIRESGAARGSFVATYMDRSLETIVAFLGILKAGCAYVPLDPAYPKERVTFMVEDTQAPVLLTQQHLAPTLPQGVVARGTRVICLDAGFGAGAIAAPLVHTPPLTGGDLAYVIYTSGSTGKPKGVCVPHRGVVRLVIDNHFTPMDETRVFLQLAPVSFDAATLEIWAPLLHGGRCVLYPGSGVPDLDFLRETVVKTGVTTMWLTSSLFNLVIDRAPATLRSVAEVLAGGEALSVHHIKRALEVLPSTQLVNGYGPTESTTFTCCFRIPRALDPKLASIPIGTAIAHTDVFILNERRERTADGEIGDLYVGGDGLATGYLNRPELTAERFVESPFAKGERLYFTGDRVRRLPDGNIEFCGRTDDQVKIGGHRIELGEIETALGELAAVEQAVVLAREDSPGDKRLVAYVTAKKGETLTAGRLRSLLEARLPSYMVPGAFVLMDALPLSPMGKVDRKALPKPGRKRPELERGYVAPRKPLEKLLCKLWEDTLEIDSVGVHDRYFELGGTSLQAVRFVARLSDELKETIPIVSFFEAPTIAEIAAVLLRDHPAAVARFADGAATTGGEDDTAAKDAALRGDSRGDAAAGSSEMAIVGLAGRFPGAKNARAFWTNLERGVEATKPVTAEDLERGGLDVSLLANPDFVPLSFHLDEAESFDAAFFGMTPREAELMDPQQRIFLECAYAALEDAGYDPSRYRGKIGIFGGVGRNPYMLENLAVRPEFQGRLIEHHLQIGNERDFPSMHVAYKLDLKGPAVNVQTACSTSGVALHLACQSLKSGDSDMVLVGGAKILGPSHAGYVYVDGGALAPDGHVRAFDAKAGGMVRGSGCGMLVLKRLRDALRDGDNIRAVVKGTAINNDGGAKIGFTAPSVQGQSEVITRALELAGLSADDIDYVETHGTGTVIGDPMEVAGLTRAYRKTTTRTGYCRIGSVKTNIGHLDAGAMAAGLIKTVLSLEHEALPPSLNFEKPNPQIDFAKSPFVVNGKLSPWPRGQRPRRAGISAFGLGGTNAHAIVEEAPLLPPTGAGRSHELLVLSAKTETALARAREELAEHLAANPKLALADVAHTLLAGRRRFTCRAAVVASSPQDAVVKLLGVAADGKPGLEVRNGADKTPLAGVVFMFPGGGAQYARMAEGLRHEPAFAEAFARCADHLRPLLGAELADLVYGGDVAKGALEKPSQALPALFAVEYSVAMLLRSWGIEPTAMIGHSMGEYTAACLAGVMSLKDALGVVLCRGRLFEKLPKGSMLGIPLSADEARPFMTPDLSFAAINRRDQCVASGEVASIDALAAKLERADIEPTRIHIDVAAHSSLVEPILAEFAAYLRTLELHAPTMPVVSNVTGTWLRPDEARDPEYWVRHLRQTVRFADGVDCALEGGGRALVEVGPGRTLVTLAKSHPAAVKDALICTVRHPSETVSDVEFLERAAARLWLLGLPLADEGRFAGQSRRRVPLPSYCFERKRYFLDPAPSTVTAPLSVAASEPSPSPVASSVAPPLPVPVPELPPLPSVLTAPVQTLVFHQEPAMPTQSRKDRIVTELQRILQELSGLDASRIDPAATFLELGFDSLFLTQANGAFRKRFGVKTTVRQLLEKAPGVGALADFLDGQLAPDAFPEETAVAPALPAPLPVPASELRQTATEASPVAPAPAPVVVATPVNGTTGPVQFAPTPIAAPVNASAVERVIAQQLSVMQAQLAALGASPSLPASLPVNVNVPVPVHAPTSTSTSTSTATPTPTATTTTTPTTVSPRAATKPGAAEIVPEKKVNKESPWQPVDKGRHDDSGALTPEQQAHIDTLIRAVCERAPTSKSMTQKYRAQFADPRTVQGFKLQWKEMVFPIIAAKTEGSKLWDLDGNEYIDLVNGYGVTFLGHNPPFLREAIKEQLDRGVEIGPQNRLAGPLAELFCELTGNERAAFCNTGSEAVIAAIRLARTVTGKDGIATFAGHYHGIFDEVLVKGVTFGGKKKTVPIAPGIPQRHVEHTLVLKYGDMESLEEIKKHADELALVLVEPIRSRNPDNQPVEFVRALRKLTEEHNIALLFDENGDGLPVAPGRHAGALGHPR from the coding sequence ATGCCTAGCTATCACCGAGATCAATCCATCCCCGCTCGCTTCGAAGAGGTCGTCCGGCGCGGCGGCGAGCGCGTGGCGCTCGTGCTCCCGGGCCGCGGCGCTCAGCCGGAGCAGACGCTCACCTACCGCGAGCTCGACCTCCGCGCGAACCACGTGGCTGCGCTCATTCGCGAGAGCGGCGCGGCGCGCGGCTCCTTCGTGGCGACGTACATGGATCGCTCCCTCGAGACCATCGTCGCCTTCCTCGGCATCCTCAAGGCGGGCTGCGCCTACGTGCCGCTCGACCCAGCCTACCCGAAGGAGCGCGTCACCTTCATGGTGGAGGACACGCAGGCGCCGGTGCTCCTCACGCAGCAGCACCTCGCGCCGACGCTGCCCCAGGGCGTCGTGGCTCGCGGCACGCGCGTCATTTGCCTCGACGCGGGCTTCGGCGCCGGCGCCATCGCGGCGCCGCTCGTCCACACGCCGCCGCTCACCGGCGGCGATCTCGCGTACGTGATCTACACGTCTGGCTCCACGGGAAAGCCGAAGGGCGTCTGCGTCCCCCATCGCGGCGTCGTGCGGCTCGTCATCGACAACCACTTCACGCCGATGGACGAGACGCGGGTCTTCTTGCAGCTCGCGCCCGTCTCCTTCGACGCGGCGACGCTCGAGATTTGGGCGCCGCTCCTCCACGGCGGCCGGTGCGTGCTCTACCCCGGTTCTGGCGTGCCAGACCTCGACTTCTTGCGCGAGACCGTCGTCAAGACCGGCGTCACGACGATGTGGCTCACCTCGTCGCTCTTCAACCTCGTCATCGATCGGGCGCCCGCGACGTTGCGGTCGGTGGCCGAAGTCCTCGCCGGCGGTGAGGCCCTCAGCGTTCATCACATCAAGCGCGCCCTCGAAGTCTTGCCGTCGACGCAACTCGTCAACGGCTACGGCCCCACCGAGAGCACGACCTTCACCTGCTGCTTCCGCATTCCGCGCGCGCTCGATCCGAAGCTCGCGTCGATCCCCATCGGCACGGCCATCGCGCACACCGACGTCTTCATCCTGAACGAGCGTCGCGAGCGAACCGCGGACGGCGAGATCGGCGACCTCTACGTCGGCGGTGACGGCCTCGCGACGGGCTACCTGAACCGGCCCGAGCTCACCGCCGAACGCTTCGTCGAGAGCCCGTTCGCCAAGGGCGAGCGCCTGTATTTTACCGGTGATCGCGTTCGCCGCCTGCCCGACGGCAACATCGAGTTCTGTGGTCGTACCGACGATCAAGTGAAGATCGGCGGCCATCGCATCGAGCTCGGCGAGATCGAAACGGCGCTCGGCGAGCTCGCCGCCGTCGAGCAGGCCGTCGTCTTGGCGCGCGAGGACTCGCCCGGCGACAAGAGGCTCGTCGCCTACGTCACGGCGAAGAAAGGCGAGACGCTCACCGCCGGTCGGCTTCGATCGCTGCTCGAGGCGCGGCTGCCGAGCTACATGGTGCCGGGCGCCTTCGTGCTCATGGACGCGTTGCCGCTCTCGCCCATGGGCAAGGTCGACCGCAAGGCGCTGCCGAAGCCTGGTCGCAAGCGACCCGAATTGGAGCGTGGCTACGTCGCACCGCGAAAGCCCCTCGAGAAGCTCCTCTGCAAGCTCTGGGAAGACACCCTCGAGATCGACTCGGTCGGCGTGCACGATCGCTACTTCGAGCTCGGTGGCACGTCGCTGCAAGCGGTGCGTTTCGTGGCGCGGCTCTCCGATGAGCTCAAAGAGACGATCCCTATCGTCAGCTTCTTTGAGGCGCCCACCATCGCGGAGATTGCCGCTGTCCTGCTCCGTGATCACCCCGCCGCGGTGGCGCGCTTCGCCGACGGCGCCGCAACGACCGGTGGAGAAGACGACACGGCGGCAAAGGACGCGGCCTTGCGGGGGGACTCGCGGGGCGACGCGGCTGCCGGTTCTTCCGAAATGGCCATCGTGGGTCTCGCGGGTCGGTTCCCCGGCGCCAAGAACGCGCGCGCGTTCTGGACCAACCTCGAGCGCGGCGTCGAGGCGACGAAGCCCGTCACCGCCGAAGACCTCGAGCGCGGGGGCCTCGACGTGAGCCTGCTCGCGAACCCCGACTTCGTTCCGCTCTCGTTCCACCTGGACGAGGCAGAGAGCTTCGATGCGGCGTTCTTCGGAATGACGCCGCGGGAAGCGGAGCTGATGGATCCGCAGCAGCGCATCTTCCTCGAGTGCGCGTACGCGGCGCTCGAAGACGCGGGCTACGACCCGTCGCGCTACCGCGGGAAGATCGGCATTTTTGGCGGGGTCGGTCGCAACCCGTACATGCTCGAGAACCTCGCCGTGCGGCCCGAGTTCCAGGGGCGCCTCATCGAGCATCACCTGCAGATCGGCAACGAGCGGGACTTTCCGTCGATGCACGTGGCCTACAAGCTCGACCTCAAGGGGCCGGCGGTCAACGTGCAGACGGCGTGCTCCACCTCCGGCGTGGCGCTCCACCTCGCGTGCCAGAGTCTAAAGAGCGGCGACAGCGACATGGTGCTCGTCGGCGGGGCCAAGATCTTGGGGCCCTCGCACGCGGGCTACGTCTACGTCGATGGCGGGGCGCTCGCGCCCGACGGTCACGTGCGCGCCTTCGACGCGAAGGCTGGCGGCATGGTGCGCGGCTCCGGTTGCGGCATGTTGGTGCTCAAGCGGCTTCGCGACGCGCTGAGGGACGGCGACAACATCCGCGCCGTCGTGAAGGGCACCGCCATCAACAACGACGGCGGGGCGAAGATTGGCTTCACGGCGCCGAGCGTCCAAGGCCAGTCGGAGGTCATCACGCGAGCGCTCGAGCTGGCGGGCCTCTCGGCCGACGACATCGACTACGTCGAGACGCACGGCACGGGCACCGTCATCGGCGATCCCATGGAGGTGGCCGGCCTCACCCGCGCGTATCGCAAGACGACGACGCGCACGGGGTATTGCCGCATCGGCTCGGTGAAGACCAACATCGGCCACCTCGACGCCGGCGCCATGGCGGCGGGCCTCATCAAGACGGTGCTCTCGCTCGAGCACGAGGCGCTCCCGCCGAGTCTGAACTTCGAGAAGCCCAACCCTCAGATCGACTTTGCGAAGAGTCCCTTCGTGGTGAACGGGAAGCTCTCGCCGTGGCCGCGCGGACAAAGGCCGCGTCGCGCGGGCATCTCGGCCTTCGGCCTCGGTGGCACCAACGCGCACGCCATCGTGGAGGAGGCGCCGCTCCTTCCGCCGACGGGCGCGGGGCGAAGTCATGAGCTGCTCGTGCTCTCGGCAAAGACCGAGACGGCCCTTGCGCGTGCGCGCGAAGAGCTGGCCGAGCACCTGGCGGCCAACCCGAAGCTCGCGCTCGCCGACGTGGCCCACACGCTCCTCGCAGGGCGACGCCGCTTCACGTGCCGCGCGGCGGTCGTGGCGAGCTCGCCCCAAGACGCCGTCGTGAAGCTGTTGGGCGTAGCGGCTGACGGCAAGCCCGGGCTCGAGGTGCGCAATGGCGCCGACAAGACGCCGCTCGCCGGCGTCGTGTTCATGTTTCCCGGCGGCGGCGCTCAATACGCGCGCATGGCGGAGGGGCTTCGCCACGAGCCGGCCTTCGCTGAGGCCTTCGCGCGCTGCGCCGATCACTTGCGTCCGCTCCTCGGCGCCGAGCTGGCCGACTTGGTCTACGGAGGCGACGTTGCCAAGGGCGCTCTCGAGAAGCCCAGCCAAGCGCTGCCGGCGCTCTTCGCCGTCGAATATTCGGTCGCGATGCTCCTTCGCTCGTGGGGCATCGAGCCGACGGCGATGATCGGCCACAGCATGGGCGAATACACCGCCGCGTGCCTCGCCGGCGTCATGTCGCTGAAGGACGCGCTCGGCGTCGTCCTGTGCCGCGGTCGGCTCTTCGAGAAGCTTCCGAAGGGAAGCATGCTCGGCATTCCGCTCTCCGCCGACGAAGCGCGGCCGTTCATGACGCCTGATCTGTCGTTCGCGGCCATCAACCGGCGTGATCAATGCGTCGCCTCGGGAGAGGTGGCGTCCATCGACGCGCTGGCGGCGAAGCTTGAGCGCGCCGACATCGAGCCCACGCGCATCCACATCGATGTGGCGGCCCACTCGTCGCTCGTGGAGCCGATTCTCGCGGAGTTCGCGGCGTACCTTCGCACCCTCGAGCTGCACGCGCCGACGATGCCCGTCGTCAGCAACGTGACGGGCACGTGGCTCCGCCCCGACGAGGCCCGCGATCCCGAATATTGGGTCCGTCACCTTCGGCAAACGGTCCGCTTCGCCGATGGGGTCGACTGCGCGCTCGAAGGCGGCGGCCGCGCGCTCGTCGAGGTGGGACCGGGCCGCACCCTCGTGACGCTCGCCAAGTCACACCCAGCGGCGGTGAAGGACGCGCTCATTTGCACGGTGCGACACCCGAGCGAGACGGTGTCCGACGTGGAGTTCTTGGAGCGCGCCGCGGCGCGCCTTTGGCTCCTCGGCCTCCCGCTCGCCGACGAAGGGCGCTTCGCGGGCCAGTCGCGTCGGCGCGTGCCGCTGCCCTCCTACTGCTTTGAGCGCAAACGATACTTCCTCGACCCGGCGCCTTCGACGGTCACCGCGCCGCTCTCCGTCGCGGCTTCGGAGCCCTCGCCGAGCCCCGTTGCCTCGTCGGTCGCGCCCCCTTTGCCGGTACCTGTTCCCGAACTGCCACCACTGCCTTCCGTCCTTACTGCGCCAGTCCAGACCCTCGTTTTCCACCAAGAGCCCGCCATGCCCACGCAAAGCCGCAAAGATCGCATCGTCACCGAGCTTCAGCGCATCCTCCAGGAGCTCTCCGGCCTTGATGCGTCACGCATCGATCCGGCGGCGACCTTCCTCGAGTTGGGCTTCGACTCGCTCTTCTTGACGCAAGCGAACGGCGCCTTCCGCAAGCGCTTTGGCGTAAAGACGACGGTGCGCCAGCTGCTCGAGAAGGCGCCCGGCGTAGGCGCGCTCGCGGACTTCCTCGATGGTCAGCTCGCGCCCGACGCGTTTCCGGAAGAGACGGCCGTTGCCCCCGCGCTGCCAGCGCCGCTGCCGGTCCCGGCGTCCGAGCTCCGGCAGACGGCTACCGAGGCGAGCCCTGTCGCGCCCGCGCCCGCCCCCGTTGTCGTGGCGACCCCGGTCAACGGCACCACGGGACCCGTGCAGTTTGCACCCACTCCCATCGCGGCCCCCGTCAACGCGAGCGCCGTCGAGCGCGTCATCGCGCAACAGCTCTCCGTGATGCAGGCCCAGCTCGCGGCCCTCGGTGCCTCTCCCTCTCTCCCCGCCTCTCTCCCCGTAAACGTGAACGTGCCCGTGCCCGTGCACGCTCCGACCTCGACCTCGACCTCGACCTCGACCGCGACCCCGACCCCGACCGCGACCACGACCACGACCCCGACCACCGTCTCGCCTCGCGCCGCCACGAAGCCGGGCGCGGCGGAGATCGTCCCCGAAAAGAAGGTCAACAAGGAGAGCCCGTGGCAGCCCGTGGACAAGGGGCGTCACGACGACTCCGGCGCGCTCACGCCGGAGCAGCAGGCGCACATCGACACGCTCATTCGCGCCGTCTGCGAGCGCGCGCCGACCTCGAAGTCCATGACGCAGAAGTACCGCGCCCAGTTCGCCGACCCGCGCACGGTGCAGGGCTTCAAGCTCCAGTGGAAGGAGATGGTGTTCCCCATCATCGCCGCGAAGACCGAAGGCTCGAAGCTGTGGGACCTCGACGGCAACGAGTACATCGATCTCGTCAACGGCTACGGCGTCACGTTCCTGGGGCACAACCCGCCCTTCCTTCGCGAAGCCATCAAGGAGCAGCTCGATCGAGGCGTCGAAATCGGTCCTCAAAATCGCCTCGCGGGCCCCTTGGCCGAGCTCTTTTGCGAGCTCACGGGCAACGAGCGCGCGGCCTTCTGCAACACCGGTTCGGAAGCGGTCATCGCGGCCATTCGCTTGGCGCGAACGGTCACCGGCAAAGACGGCATCGCCACCTTTGCGGGCCACTACCACGGCATCTTCGATGAGGTCCTCGTCAAGGGCGTCACCTTTGGCGGCAAGAAGAAGACGGTGCCCATCGCGCCGGGCATTCCGCAGCGCCACGTCGAGCACACGCTCGTCTTGAAGTACGGCGACATGGAGTCGCTCGAGGAGATCAAGAAGCACGCCGACGAGCTCGCCCTCGTGCTCGTCGAGCCGATCCGGAGTCGCAACCCTGACAACCAGCCCGTGGAGTTCGTTCGCGCGCTCCGCAAGCTGACCGAGGAGCACAACATCGCCCTGCTCTTCGACGAAAATGGTGACGGGCTTCCGGTCGCACCCGGGCGGCATGCAGGCGCTCTGGGGCATCCGCGCTGA
- a CDS encoding polysaccharide biosynthesis C-terminal domain-containing protein has protein sequence MAPLGPRAIPRGDERDGGVLAATEDATAKGSDADAAPRLIAKERRFVPALNLGASWANQLIAAAGSFVVTPALLSGLGDSSYGVWLLINSFIVYMRFLDVGISSGTMKYSAGALARSDRPGLSKIFSTSVLLFGVAGLVASLVTALFVVVLPTAYPAVLAREHAVILVLGLATASDLLFRPLGASLRSRSLYFIPDSVETATYLVFKFGLVLYFASRGLSLWVLALLTLGETLVRNFVVSCVGLWLCDWTRHPSPRSVDRALLKTLALYGAGSLLINIGELFRFGVDAAVIGYFLHDAQLIAVYGIGLRLVSIAYSTISAVAAMSIPRFSALYETEDREGFIAHLAKTNLLVGLVSTYLLVNIGVLGLPFLRMWIDTPWVGRAFQVTLIMLPAYFIELSSGPGGALLAGAGKLRGVATLTLVEAAINLALSVALLHWFGIYGVAFGTAIPMILVRGLVFPWLLKRTLGIPIAQYLRTHARGLVAFVVYAVLVLPSLLLPIKGPLSFILAGLLNSAVFVVLVLAVHPGARDKVRARLGRR, from the coding sequence ATGGCTCCGCTCGGCCCGCGAGCGATCCCTCGAGGCGACGAACGTGACGGAGGAGTTTTGGCGGCGACGGAAGACGCGACGGCGAAGGGTAGCGACGCGGACGCGGCGCCTCGCCTCATCGCGAAGGAGCGTCGCTTCGTGCCGGCCCTCAACCTCGGCGCTTCGTGGGCCAATCAGCTCATCGCCGCCGCCGGCAGCTTCGTCGTCACCCCGGCGCTCCTCAGCGGCCTCGGCGACAGCTCCTACGGGGTCTGGCTGCTCATCAACTCCTTCATCGTCTACATGCGCTTCCTCGACGTCGGGATCTCAAGCGGCACGATGAAGTACTCGGCCGGCGCCCTCGCTCGCAGCGATCGGCCGGGCCTGTCGAAGATCTTCAGCACCAGCGTCCTTCTCTTTGGCGTTGCGGGGCTCGTCGCTTCGCTGGTGACCGCTCTCTTCGTCGTCGTCTTGCCAACGGCGTACCCCGCGGTATTGGCGCGCGAACACGCGGTCATTCTTGTGCTCGGCCTGGCCACGGCCTCCGATCTCTTGTTCCGACCGCTGGGCGCAAGCCTGCGCTCGCGCTCTTTGTATTTCATCCCCGACTCGGTCGAGACGGCGACCTACCTCGTCTTCAAGTTCGGCCTCGTCCTCTATTTCGCGAGCCGCGGGCTCTCGCTGTGGGTCCTCGCGCTGCTCACGCTCGGCGAGACCCTCGTCCGGAACTTCGTCGTGAGCTGCGTGGGCTTGTGGCTCTGCGACTGGACGCGGCACCCTTCGCCTCGCTCCGTCGACCGCGCGCTTCTCAAGACGCTCGCGCTCTACGGCGCCGGCTCGCTCCTCATCAACATCGGCGAGCTCTTCCGCTTCGGCGTCGACGCCGCCGTCATCGGCTATTTCCTCCACGACGCGCAGCTCATCGCCGTCTACGGCATCGGCCTCCGGCTCGTCTCCATCGCCTATTCGACCATCAGCGCCGTCGCGGCCATGTCGATCCCCCGGTTCAGCGCGCTCTACGAGACGGAAGACCGGGAGGGCTTCATCGCGCACCTCGCGAAGACGAACCTCTTGGTGGGCCTCGTCTCCACGTACCTCTTGGTGAACATCGGCGTTCTGGGCCTGCCCTTCTTGAGGATGTGGATCGACACGCCGTGGGTTGGCCGCGCCTTTCAAGTCACCCTCATCATGTTGCCGGCTTACTTCATCGAGCTCTCGAGCGGCCCCGGCGGCGCTCTCTTGGCCGGTGCCGGCAAACTTCGCGGCGTCGCGACGCTCACGCTCGTGGAAGCCGCCATCAACCTCGCGCTCAGCGTCGCCCTCTTGCATTGGTTCGGCATCTACGGCGTCGCGTTCGGCACGGCGATCCCCATGATCCTCGTCCGCGGCCTCGTGTTCCCTTGGCTCCTCAAGCGGACGCTGGGCATCCCCATCGCCCAATACCTCCGCACCCACGCCCGCGGGCTCGTCGCCTTCGTGGTGTACGCCGTGCTCGTCCTTCCGAGCCTGCTCTTGCCCATCAAGGGGCCATTGAGCTTCATTCTGGCGGGGCTCTTGAACAGCGCAGTCTTCGTCGTGCTCGTCTTGGCGGTGCACCCGGGCGCGCGCGATAAGGTTCGCGCTCGACTCGGCCGGCGCTGA
- a CDS encoding CPBP family intramembrane metalloprotease, with product MNSDSRTRTQARTGPSALVAAYPATTFVVVAFATQSFIVATQYFQIRNHGLSALRVFTPALAALAVAYLAQGKSAAAHLLSSLFNVRVPLKYWLFALVYPSFVAVLALLCLRAVGAVNDIHFDFAEAAGLRFLSLTAQIAASEEIAWVGFLLAVFSARYRLFQACLLVGLFWGLWYVPLVIADIQVAPGLPIVPLILNFMTIAAICGWLYVRTRSAAVVFVMQATTNYTSQIIPVLPLRGGLAQYVAFVLMKCLFGLALFAFWGPKPMFGRVPSRDDGSRDSGSTDALPTETPAR from the coding sequence ATGAACTCCGACTCCCGCACGCGCACGCAGGCGCGGACGGGGCCGTCGGCCCTCGTCGCCGCGTACCCGGCCACGACCTTCGTCGTCGTCGCCTTCGCGACGCAGAGCTTCATCGTCGCGACCCAGTATTTTCAGATTCGCAACCACGGCCTCAGCGCCCTTCGCGTCTTCACGCCGGCCCTCGCGGCCCTCGCGGTCGCGTACCTGGCCCAGGGCAAGAGCGCCGCCGCGCACCTCCTGTCCTCGCTCTTCAACGTCCGCGTGCCCTTGAAGTACTGGCTCTTCGCCCTCGTCTACCCGTCCTTCGTGGCGGTGCTCGCGCTCCTCTGCCTCCGCGCCGTTGGCGCCGTGAACGACATCCACTTCGATTTCGCCGAGGCGGCGGGCCTAAGGTTCCTCTCCCTCACGGCGCAGATCGCTGCCTCGGAAGAGATCGCGTGGGTCGGCTTTCTTCTCGCGGTCTTTTCGGCCCGGTATCGCCTCTTTCAGGCGTGCCTCTTGGTCGGTCTCTTTTGGGGCCTTTGGTACGTCCCGCTGGTCATCGCCGACATCCAGGTGGCGCCGGGGCTGCCCATCGTCCCGCTCATCTTGAACTTCATGACCATCGCCGCCATTTGCGGCTGGCTCTACGTGCGCACGCGCAGCGCCGCGGTGGTCTTCGTGATGCAGGCGACGACCAACTACACGAGCCAGATCATCCCCGTTTTGCCGCTTCGCGGCGGCCTCGCGCAATACGTCGCCTTCGTGCTCATGAAGTGCCTCTTCGGCCTGGCGCTCTTCGCCTTCTGGGGACCGAAGCCGATGTTCGGCCGCGTTCCGTCGCGGGACGACGGCTCCCGCGACTCCGGGTCGACCGACGCCCTGCCCACCGAAACACCCGCCCGCTGA